DNA sequence from the Patescibacteria group bacterium genome:
AACAATTTCAGAAATAATAGGTCTTTCCGCCTTTTCTTATCCGGTAATAGAAAGTTATTGGCTTGGAAACGAGGAATTAAAAAAGGCAAAACCGGAACATTTTGAACTTCTTTTGGAAAATTTTGCAAAACAAGGTGTTCCAGAAAACACTATAGCGGAGTTTAGAAAAAACAAGCCAAAGGTTTTTATACCCCACCACTTTTTTCAAGTGTTATCTGTTTCCAATAGTGCTGAACACATAAATAGCTGTATGATTCGGTGGGGGGAAGTGAAAAAAATTGAAGGGGGAAAAGTTTTTGTAGATATTAAATTTCTAGAAAGCCAAAATGGGGGTTATAAACTAAAAAACAGACAGGAAGATTTAAAATTTTACCCTGCTTTTCTACTCGGATTAAAAGCGGGGGATACGGTGGCGGTTCATTGGAAACAAGCGGTAAAAATTTTAACTAAAGAGGAAGAAAAAAATTTATTCTTTTGGACGGAGAAGATTTTAAGAAAAAAGGTTATTTAAGAAGAAAGCCACCGTCAACCACAATTTGACTTCCCGTCATATACGAAGACATATCAGAAGCTAGAAACAAGGCAACCTTGCCAATCTCGTCCGGCTCGCCCATTCTATGCATTGGCACTCCAGCCATCGGGTCCGCAATGGATATTTTTTCATTCGTTCCCGCGGTGGCGGGCGTTTGCATTTTTTGCGCTCCCGGAGTGTTTATTCCCCCTGGCGCAATAGCGTTAACCCAGATTTTATGCGGGGCAAGCTCCAAAGCAATGTTTTTGGTAAACCCCCAAACGCCGTGTTTAGACGCGTCGTATATCGCAAGCCCTACCATTGACGGATGCAGAGCGTCTATTGAAGTGATATTAATTATTCTCCCACCTTTGCCTTGTTTAATCATTTGCTCGGAAACATATTTTGCGCAAAGGACTACTCCCTTTAGATTTACATTAATTATTTTTTCAAAATCCTGCGCGGTTAAGCTAGATAACGGAACAACGGGAAATATGCCTGCGTTGTTTACCAGTATATCTATACTCCCAAACGCGATTACCGTTTCTTTAACCAAATTTTTAACATCACTCTCGGAGGAAACATCCGTTATAACGGTTTTTAAATTAAGTTTGAGAGGGAGCAACTCTTTTAACACCTTGCCCGTTTCTTGCTGGTTATAATCCGCTATAACAACATTTGCTCCGGCTTCTCCAAGTCTTTGGACAATGCCAAGCCCAATTCCCGCCGCCCCTCCGGTTACTATTGCGGTTTTTCCGGATAAATTAAGCAGGTTGTTTAAACTAACAATACTCATATTTTGATTATACATTAAACCTCGTAAAATACGCCTAATGGTATTTTTTTAATCCCAAACTCTAAAGATTTGTTGTAAGCGACAAGCTTGTCCGCAGAATTATAATCTTTGCCAAGACGATAGCAGTTATCTCTAAAAAAAGTGTGCGTGAGTTTTTTATTAAAAGTAACGCAAGGTTGAAGCGCTTCTATAATGGCAATTCCTTCATGTTGGTTTGCCTTAATTATAGTATTTG
Encoded proteins:
- a CDS encoding SDR family oxidoreductase, giving the protein MSIVSLNNLLNLSGKTAIVTGGAAGIGLGIVQRLGEAGANVVIADYNQQETGKVLKELLPLKLNLKTVITDVSSESDVKNLVKETVIAFGSIDILVNNAGIFPVVPLSSLTAQDFEKIINVNLKGVVLCAKYVSEQMIKQGKGGRIINITSIDALHPSMVGLAIYDASKHGVWGFTKNIALELAPHKIWVNAIAPGGINTPGAQKMQTPATAGTNEKISIADPMAGVPMHRMGEPDEIGKVALFLASDMSSYMTGSQIVVDGGFLLK